From a single Armigeres subalbatus isolate Guangzhou_Male unplaced genomic scaffold, GZ_Asu_2 Contig491, whole genome shotgun sequence genomic region:
- the LOC134204260 gene encoding putative ankyrin repeat protein RF_0381 isoform X1: MMDERGRVIPMPAECAANPLQRALADAIIRMVPMDELRILLACGAKVNEQVTQGLRPLHYAVWQNNEAAVNLLMVRSADINAIDEVGYSALHLAAEHGYYDLAKILLNGGCKVDYRDPSDDPYPRTTLCDEPLRLALRNRHYDVAKLLLERGADPNKRYFFGSEINLATDIESLDLLLRFGANTEARDRSGITPLMRAVRTNGNIDAVLLLLQYGANVNAMTDARNDYRTVLHYAVLSGLNLFGGNASLVTLLIKQGARVDIPAPLPEPDSPSPLDLAVLRGDPTLVRILLENGANVNRCSPIIGSPLHVACADNIPHRVEIMKMLLSYGADPNVRVVGDIATNAILRPPLAELIASNDDVKPEELRLLMKFGARVILKTQFRDPDGLLNCLTNMNHKSDSFRIILEAAEEFDPCMIRRNQQLNDDQRMLLLERATIPIPLKSRLRAHFRRLFGRNLPEFVPSLFIPRELQSYLLYEHSY, from the exons ATGATGGATGAAAGAG GACGCGTCATCCCCATGCCGGCCGAGTGCGCGGCCAACCCTCTGCAGAGGGCTCTCGCCGATGCCATCATCCGGATGGTACCGATGGATGAACTCCGCATCCTACTGGCCTGCGGGGCCAAAGTTAACGAGCAGGTTACACAAGGCTTGCGCCCCCTGCACTATGCCGTCTGGCAGAACAATGAAGCGGCGGTCAACCTATTGATGGTGAGGAGTGCCGATATCAATGCCATCGACGAAGTTGGTTACAGTGCTTTGCATCTTGCTGCGGAACATGG TTATTACGATTTGGCCAAGATACTCTTGAATGGCGGATGCAAAGTGGACTACCGTGATCCTTCGGACGATCCTTATCCAAGGACCACACTTTGCGATGAACCGCTTCGGTTGGCCTTACGAAACCGTCACTACGATGTGGCAAAACTTCTGCTCGAAAGAGGTGCAGATCCGAACAAACGTTACTTCTTTGGTTCGGAAATTAACTTGGCCACCGATATCGAAAGCTTGGATCTGTTGCTTCGTTTCGGAGCGAATACTGAGGCACGAGATCGATCTGGAATCACGCCACTAATGAGAGCCGTTCGAACTAATGGGAATATCGATGCTGTTCTTTTGTTGCTTCAGTATGGTGCAAAtgtgaacgcaatgaccgatgcCAGAAACGATTATCGTACCGTCCTGCATTATGCTGTTCTTTCAG GTTTAAATCTTTTCGGCG GAAATGCTTCTTTGGTCACATTGCTTATCAAACAGGGGGCTCGTGTGGATATTCCTGCTCCActtccggaaccggatagtccTAGCCCTTTGGATCTAGCGGTGCTACGTGGCGATCCCACACTGGTGCgtattttgttggaaaatggTGCCAACGTGAACCGTTGCAGCCCCATTATCGGATCACCTCTACACGTGGCCTGCGCTGACAATATTCCGCATAGAGTAGAAATAATGAAA ATGCTCTTATCATACGGTGCCGATCCAAATGTTCGCGTAGTTGGAGATATTGCTACCAATGCCATTCTAAGACCGCCACTTGCCGAACTGATAGCTAGTAATGATGATGTGAAACCTGAAGAACTTAGGTTACTAATGAAATTCGGCGCTAGA GTCATCCTGAAAACCCAATTCCGAGACCCCGATGGATTGCTGAACTGCCTGACCAACATGAACCACAAGTCGGACTCCTTCCGGATAATACTGGAAGCAGCGGAAGAGTTCGATCCCTGCATGATTCGCCGGAACCAGCAGCTGAACGACGATCAGCGAATGCTTCTGCTGGAGCGAGCCACTATCCCGATTCCGCTCAAGTCCCGCCTGCGAGCTCATTTCCGAAGGTTATTTGGCCGCAACTTGCCTGAATTTGTACCATCCCTGTTCATCCCGAGAGAGCTGCAGAGTTATCTGCTGTACGAGCATAGCTATTGA
- the LOC134204260 gene encoding ankyrin repeat, PH and SEC7 domain containing protein secG-like isoform X2, translating to MMDERGRVIPMPAECAANPLQRALADAIIRMVPMDELRILLACGAKVNEQVTQGLRPLHYAVWQNNEAAVNLLMVRSADINAIDEVGYSALHLAAEHGYYDLAKILLNGGCKVDYRDPSDDPYPRTTLCDEPLRLALRNRHYDVAKLLLERGADPNKRYFFGSEINLATDIESLDLLLRFGANTEARDRSGITPLMRAVRTNGNIDAVLLLLQYGANVNAMTDARNDYRTVLHYAVLSGNASLVTLLIKQGARVDIPAPLPEPDSPSPLDLAVLRGDPTLVRILLENGANVNRCSPIIGSPLHVACADNIPHRVEIMKMLLSYGADPNVRVVGDIATNAILRPPLAELIASNDDVKPEELRLLMKFGARVILKTQFRDPDGLLNCLTNMNHKSDSFRIILEAAEEFDPCMIRRNQQLNDDQRMLLLERATIPIPLKSRLRAHFRRLFGRNLPEFVPSLFIPRELQSYLLYEHSY from the exons ATGATGGATGAAAGAG GACGCGTCATCCCCATGCCGGCCGAGTGCGCGGCCAACCCTCTGCAGAGGGCTCTCGCCGATGCCATCATCCGGATGGTACCGATGGATGAACTCCGCATCCTACTGGCCTGCGGGGCCAAAGTTAACGAGCAGGTTACACAAGGCTTGCGCCCCCTGCACTATGCCGTCTGGCAGAACAATGAAGCGGCGGTCAACCTATTGATGGTGAGGAGTGCCGATATCAATGCCATCGACGAAGTTGGTTACAGTGCTTTGCATCTTGCTGCGGAACATGG TTATTACGATTTGGCCAAGATACTCTTGAATGGCGGATGCAAAGTGGACTACCGTGATCCTTCGGACGATCCTTATCCAAGGACCACACTTTGCGATGAACCGCTTCGGTTGGCCTTACGAAACCGTCACTACGATGTGGCAAAACTTCTGCTCGAAAGAGGTGCAGATCCGAACAAACGTTACTTCTTTGGTTCGGAAATTAACTTGGCCACCGATATCGAAAGCTTGGATCTGTTGCTTCGTTTCGGAGCGAATACTGAGGCACGAGATCGATCTGGAATCACGCCACTAATGAGAGCCGTTCGAACTAATGGGAATATCGATGCTGTTCTTTTGTTGCTTCAGTATGGTGCAAAtgtgaacgcaatgaccgatgcCAGAAACGATTATCGTACCGTCCTGCATTATGCTGTTCTTTCAG GAAATGCTTCTTTGGTCACATTGCTTATCAAACAGGGGGCTCGTGTGGATATTCCTGCTCCActtccggaaccggatagtccTAGCCCTTTGGATCTAGCGGTGCTACGTGGCGATCCCACACTGGTGCgtattttgttggaaaatggTGCCAACGTGAACCGTTGCAGCCCCATTATCGGATCACCTCTACACGTGGCCTGCGCTGACAATATTCCGCATAGAGTAGAAATAATGAAA ATGCTCTTATCATACGGTGCCGATCCAAATGTTCGCGTAGTTGGAGATATTGCTACCAATGCCATTCTAAGACCGCCACTTGCCGAACTGATAGCTAGTAATGATGATGTGAAACCTGAAGAACTTAGGTTACTAATGAAATTCGGCGCTAGA GTCATCCTGAAAACCCAATTCCGAGACCCCGATGGATTGCTGAACTGCCTGACCAACATGAACCACAAGTCGGACTCCTTCCGGATAATACTGGAAGCAGCGGAAGAGTTCGATCCCTGCATGATTCGCCGGAACCAGCAGCTGAACGACGATCAGCGAATGCTTCTGCTGGAGCGAGCCACTATCCCGATTCCGCTCAAGTCCCGCCTGCGAGCTCATTTCCGAAGGTTATTTGGCCGCAACTTGCCTGAATTTGTACCATCCCTGTTCATCCCGAGAGAGCTGCAGAGTTATCTGCTGTACGAGCATAGCTATTGA
- the LOC134204260 gene encoding putative ankyrin repeat protein RF_0381 isoform X3, whose protein sequence is MPAECAANPLQRALADAIIRMVPMDELRILLACGAKVNEQVTQGLRPLHYAVWQNNEAAVNLLMVRSADINAIDEVGYSALHLAAEHGYYDLAKILLNGGCKVDYRDPSDDPYPRTTLCDEPLRLALRNRHYDVAKLLLERGADPNKRYFFGSEINLATDIESLDLLLRFGANTEARDRSGITPLMRAVRTNGNIDAVLLLLQYGANVNAMTDARNDYRTVLHYAVLSGLNLFGGNASLVTLLIKQGARVDIPAPLPEPDSPSPLDLAVLRGDPTLVRILLENGANVNRCSPIIGSPLHVACADNIPHRVEIMKMLLSYGADPNVRVVGDIATNAILRPPLAELIASNDDVKPEELRLLMKFGARVILKTQFRDPDGLLNCLTNMNHKSDSFRIILEAAEEFDPCMIRRNQQLNDDQRMLLLERATIPIPLKSRLRAHFRRLFGRNLPEFVPSLFIPRELQSYLLYEHSY, encoded by the exons ATGCCGGCCGAGTGCGCGGCCAACCCTCTGCAGAGGGCTCTCGCCGATGCCATCATCCGGATGGTACCGATGGATGAACTCCGCATCCTACTGGCCTGCGGGGCCAAAGTTAACGAGCAGGTTACACAAGGCTTGCGCCCCCTGCACTATGCCGTCTGGCAGAACAATGAAGCGGCGGTCAACCTATTGATGGTGAGGAGTGCCGATATCAATGCCATCGACGAAGTTGGTTACAGTGCTTTGCATCTTGCTGCGGAACATGG TTATTACGATTTGGCCAAGATACTCTTGAATGGCGGATGCAAAGTGGACTACCGTGATCCTTCGGACGATCCTTATCCAAGGACCACACTTTGCGATGAACCGCTTCGGTTGGCCTTACGAAACCGTCACTACGATGTGGCAAAACTTCTGCTCGAAAGAGGTGCAGATCCGAACAAACGTTACTTCTTTGGTTCGGAAATTAACTTGGCCACCGATATCGAAAGCTTGGATCTGTTGCTTCGTTTCGGAGCGAATACTGAGGCACGAGATCGATCTGGAATCACGCCACTAATGAGAGCCGTTCGAACTAATGGGAATATCGATGCTGTTCTTTTGTTGCTTCAGTATGGTGCAAAtgtgaacgcaatgaccgatgcCAGAAACGATTATCGTACCGTCCTGCATTATGCTGTTCTTTCAG GTTTAAATCTTTTCGGCG GAAATGCTTCTTTGGTCACATTGCTTATCAAACAGGGGGCTCGTGTGGATATTCCTGCTCCActtccggaaccggatagtccTAGCCCTTTGGATCTAGCGGTGCTACGTGGCGATCCCACACTGGTGCgtattttgttggaaaatggTGCCAACGTGAACCGTTGCAGCCCCATTATCGGATCACCTCTACACGTGGCCTGCGCTGACAATATTCCGCATAGAGTAGAAATAATGAAA ATGCTCTTATCATACGGTGCCGATCCAAATGTTCGCGTAGTTGGAGATATTGCTACCAATGCCATTCTAAGACCGCCACTTGCCGAACTGATAGCTAGTAATGATGATGTGAAACCTGAAGAACTTAGGTTACTAATGAAATTCGGCGCTAGA GTCATCCTGAAAACCCAATTCCGAGACCCCGATGGATTGCTGAACTGCCTGACCAACATGAACCACAAGTCGGACTCCTTCCGGATAATACTGGAAGCAGCGGAAGAGTTCGATCCCTGCATGATTCGCCGGAACCAGCAGCTGAACGACGATCAGCGAATGCTTCTGCTGGAGCGAGCCACTATCCCGATTCCGCTCAAGTCCCGCCTGCGAGCTCATTTCCGAAGGTTATTTGGCCGCAACTTGCCTGAATTTGTACCATCCCTGTTCATCCCGAGAGAGCTGCAGAGTTATCTGCTGTACGAGCATAGCTATTGA